One region of Eretmochelys imbricata isolate rEreImb1 chromosome 2, rEreImb1.hap1, whole genome shotgun sequence genomic DNA includes:
- the TIGD5 gene encoding tigger transposable element-derived protein 5 yields the protein MDPAAARPGERAERLQAAPRMACGRDAPLPPAAGDPPALGLREPPRRRRSPDGTGSRRPRGRPGSSSSRASPGLEEPSRRGPPGQPGGRSPLELEEPGSREPSPVCLELGEPGAAARCRRGGGPPSRGPGGLSVKMAFRRAYSIKDKLQAIERVKKGERQASVCRDFGVPGGTLRGWLKDEHKLRWFLDQLGGEVGTQRKKMRLANEEEIDRAVYTWFLTLRQHGVPLSGPIIQAQAEAFARQIYGPECTFKASHGWFWRWQKRHGISSQRIYGEGGGGDPAAPGTPPLKAELELGAPSSAFPDPSLLLPPPPPPPPPAATAPSDGGGYGDEQIYNANVTGLYWKLLPGQAGELRAHSPRLQPPPRRRLVVKECVTVLLAANLTGSHKLKPLVVGGLPDPPSLRHHNQDKFPACYRYSPEARLGPALLRAWFFEDFVPGVKRYLRRSCLQQKAVLLLSSPPPPSGAGPEEPPQLQTPDGSIRALFLSKATAGGSSAGGGGRIPAPLEQGVVSAFKQLYKRELLRLAVSCVASGGGGPAGGPSPAGGGSGPLDFVRSFLLKDMLYLAGLSWDLIPAGSIEKCWLLGLRAAFEPQPGEEEQGEPLGGDGGGGDSKVFSDLTHLAALAYKRLAPEEVADWLHLDDAAPGMEGEDGEGDSGDEGPVGCGGDEEEEAAEVGAGGVGGSGVEGGGDPPLPTAREAIRGLETALRWLESQDPRQVGPLKLVQLRSLISMAQRLHQGGSSDS from the coding sequence ATGGATCCAGCCGCGGCTCGGCCCGGCGAGCGCGCTGAGCGGCTGCAGGCAGCCCCCCGCATGGCCTGCGGGCGGGACGCGCCGCTGCCCCCGGCCGCCGGGGACCCCCCGGCGCTGGGCCTGCGGGAGCCGCCGCGGAGGAGGCGCTCCCCGGACGGGACGGGCTCCCGGCGGCCCCGCGGGCGgccgggcagcagcagcagcagggcctcGCCGGGGCTGGAGGAGCCGAGCCGCCGGGGGCCTCCGGGGCAGCCGGGCGGACGGAGCccgctggagctggaggagccgGGCAGCAGGGAGCCGTCCCCGGTGTGCCTGGAGCTGGGCGAGCCCGGGGCGGCGGCGCGGtgccggcggggcggggggccccCCAGCCGGGGCCCCGGGGGGCTGTCGGTGAAGATGGCCTTCCGCCGCGCCTACTCCATCAAGGACAAGCTGCAGGCCATCGAGCGGGTGAAGAAGGGCGAGCGGCAGGCCTCGGTGTGCCGGGACTTCGGGGTGCCCGGCGGCACGCTGCGCGGCTGGCTCAAGGACGAGCACAAGCTGCGCTGGTTCCTGGACCAGCTGGGCGGCGAGGTGGGCACCCAGCGCAAGAAGATGCGCCTGGCCAACGAGGAGGAGATCGACCGGGCCGTCTACACCTGGTTCCTCACCCTGCGGCAGCACGGCGTGCCGCTCTCGGGGCCCATCATCCAAGCCCAGGCCGAGGCCTTCGCCCGCCAGATCTACGGGCCCGAGTGCACCTTCAAGGCCAGCCATGGCTGGTTCTGGCGCTGGCAGAAACGGCACGGCATCTCCAGCCAGCGCATCTACGGCGAAGGCGGAGGGGGGGATCCCGCCGCTCCGGGGACCCCGCCGCTCAAGGCTGAGCTGGAGCTTGGGGCCCCCTCTTCCGCCTTCCCGGACCCTTCGCTGCTCCTGcccccgcctccgcctcctcctcctccagctgccacGGCACCTTCGGACGGGGGAGGCTATGGGGACGAGCAGATCTACAACGCCAATGTAACCGGACTCTACTGGAAACTGCTGccgggccaggctggggagctgcGGGCCCAttccccccgcctgcagcctccCCCCCGCCGGAGGCTGGTGGTGAAGGAGTGCGTCACCGTGTTGCTGGCTGCCAACCTGACTGGCTCGCACAAACTGAAACCGCTGGTGGTCGGGGGGCTCCCAGACCCACCAAGTCTCCGGCACCACAACCAGGACAAGTTCCCAGCCTGCTACCGCTACAGTCCCGAGGCCCGGCTCGGACCTGCCCTCCTCCGGGCCTGGTTCTTTGAAGACTTTGTGCCAGGAGTCAAGCGTTATCTGCGCCGCAGCTGCCTCCAGCAGAAAGCGGTGCTGCTCCTCAGCAGCCCCCCGCCACCCTCCGGTGCTGGCCCAGAGGAGCCACCCCAGCTACAGACCCCGGATGGCTCCATCCGAGCCCTCTTCCTCTCCAAGGCTACAGCAGGGGGCAGCTCGGCTGGAGGGGGAGGCCGTATCCCAGCCCCGCTGGAGCAAGGCGTGGTGTCCGCCTTCAAGCAGCTCTACAAGCGGGAGCTGCTGCGATTGGCCGTGTCCTGCGTGGCCAGTGGGGGAGGCGGCCCAGCAGGGGGGCCCAGCCCAGCTGGAGGCGGGAGTGGCCCCCTGGACTTTGTGCGCTCTTTCCTGCTCAAGGACATGCTCTACCTGGCTGGCCTCTCCTGGGACCTCATCCCTGCTGGCTCCATTGAgaagtgctggctgctggggctgcGCGCTGCCTTtgagccccagcctggggaggaggaacagggggaaccgctgggtggggatggaggcgGTGGGGACAGCAAGGTCTTCAgtgacctcacccacctggctGCTCTGGCCTACAAACGCCTGGCACCTGAGGAGGTGGCCGACTGGCTGCACCTGGATGATGCGGCACCAGGCATGGagggggaggatggggaaggggatagTGGGGATGAAGGACCTGTAGGctgtgggggggatgaggaggaggaggcagcagaggtgggtgcCGGAGGTGTGGGAGGCAGTggagtggaagggggaggggatccCCCACTGCCCACGGCCCGGGAAGCCATCAGGGGCTTGGAGACAGCGCTGCGCTGGCTGGAGAGCCAGGATCCCCGACAGGTGGGACCACTCAAGTTGGTGCAGCTCCGCTCCCTCATTAGTATGGCCCAGCGGCTGCACCAAGGGGGTAGCTCAGACTCATAG